The genomic stretch TGTATTCAAGAGCATGCTTCATGACCTGGAAATCGGCCGTGACAACTCCGATGGTGCAGACCAAGGCTTTCTGGTCGGCTGCTTCCCCGATTTGCTTGACAAACCAATGTTCCACCCTCCTGAGAATGGCACCAAACTCAACGGGACATATCGCCTTCCTCTCGGCTATCAGATGGACGCATCATACTACTGTGAGCATTGCTGCTATTCAGCTCCAGTCTCTAACCTTCATATGTTCTTTGTTCTTCAAAAGATTTTTACACCGATTTGTCCAAAATATTGCAGATCTCAAGCTTCACTGGCATGTCCCATGCGGGCCAAACAGCGTGATCACATTCCCTAGTGCCCCTTGGTTCAAACCTTGGTACTGGTGGTCCTGGCCAATCTTGCCATTGGGCCTTTCTTGGCACAAGCAACGATGGGATGATCTTGGGTGAGTAAAAGCAACCGAAACCGTACTATGTCATATCTTTGTGCATTCAATTTCTGCTTCCTAACATTACCTTCTCCTGTCCATGTTTCATAGTTATGCTGCTGAAATTCCGGTGGTCCTTATAGAGCTGCTGATGTACATTGCGATCATAGCCATCACCAGATTAGCAAGGCCACAGATGACAAAACTGTGCTATAATCGGCGACCTGAGAAACAAAGCGCCCTGGTACAGGGACTAATCAAGCTGGCTGCGATTGTGGCCATGGTGGCAGCATATACCATCCCATTCTTCATAATCCCATGCACGGTTCATCCAATTATTGGCTGGTCCTTGTACCTGTTTGGTGTCCTCGCCTTCTCATCGGCTGTGATCAATGCATTCCTGCTGCCGCCGCTTGCGGTGCTGACTGCCTGGCTCGGGATGGTTGGGATGCTCTTTGTTATGGCATACCCATGGTACCATGATGGCATCGCGAGGATTCTGGTAGTCGTCGCATACGCGTTCTGCTCTGCACCATTCTTGTGGGCATCCCTCGTGAGGGTGATAGACTCATTACAAACAATGCTCGAGAGGGATCCATACTTCCCCAGACTTAGTGAACCAGCACAGGAGACTGAATTCAGCAAGCTGTTCTGATTCTTTTGTATAGGTTTGAGATGCATCATCATGATTCATATGGAGTTTGAGATGCACCGTCATCATTCATATGGATAGCTAATCCAGATTGGTTGGTTCTTATTCGTTCTGATAATTTCGTCTCAGGCAATGCAGTTTGTATCAGAAGTATTATGTAAACATTGCTTGCAGCAACCATGTTTGATGCATATACAGGAAAGATAGATCAGTTGTAGTGAACTGTAGAGGGGCATCTTTTCATTGCATGTAGTGGTGAAGGGACCGTTGTAAAAATTGCCTGTCTTGCTAGCTCTGGCTGTTATATTCTGATTTGATCGAAATTCAAAAGCCATTTCTTGTATCGGTTAGAACTACACACATAATCCGTCCAGTTGAAAGCTTGTTAGTGAATTTCTAAATCAAAATGAGAGGGGCCGTGGACAGCACTGATTTGATTACTCAGAATATCCAATTTCAAGTGGATAACAGTACAGCAACACATACATTACAGAGCTATGAATCAGATACACAGATATCTGGAAGTGGAAGATGATATGTAGCTAGGACACATATAAGACCTGACGATGAGATGGTACAACTGTACAAACAACGGAAGCTAGCTGATCGCACTATATATTCAGGGTTTAACGCCACAAAATAAAATGGTTCAATCTAAATTCTACCAGTACAAGGTAATGTGTTGTAAGTTGGAAAAATTAGACATGCTATCCTAAAATTCAGCATATTTGCTCAATTTTAGTATTAACTTGTCCTGTAGCTCTTGCTGCCTGGGGAGAACAATCTGAGCACCTTGACCCGATGAAGAAAAATATCTCTCCAAAATCATCTGcaaccaaagtaaattagtgaagATCCAACACATATAATAATGTGTAGATAGAATGCGCCAGAGTGATGCATACCACAGCAGCATAAGCGTCAGATTTGACGTCGCGGGCAGACCTTTTAACACCCCTGAAAAATAGGTTTCAGACTCAGAGAATTTCCCAATTGAACTTGGCTTTCGAAATAAAGTTGAGTTCAAATAGTCAACAGCATGCTGTTCAATGAATTTGGCATTGTCAAGGATAAGCCAATCTGAGCGATTAGGTTAATTAGTCAGAATAATTTTGTATGGATGGTAATGCATTTGTTTTCAGTAGAGACTTGAGTCAGTGATCCAATTCAAAAGTAAACAGAAATATCTAACAAGGCCAAGCTCCGTCCATGACATGAACAAACAAACTTGCCAGTGCAGAGTAGAACTTACGTTGAGATCATGTAGCCAAGGGCGTCGATTGACGTTCCATGCTCGTCCTGCAGATAAACCCTCAAGCCCCTGCACTGTTCAAATAAACGCACTGAGACGACTCACTCACTGATGAACACTGAACCACCTGTGTACCAGCCTGAAGAACACTGTCTCTCTTATCCTGATTACTGGCAATTGTGTGACTGGAAGTCTGAAACTCAAAGAAGCGCACGCACCTGTCGGCCGCTTGCACGGCGAGCCTTCCGACGACGCTCCGCACCTTGTTGGACTGTGGCGTCTCGCTCCCATCTGCCGAGACCGGCAGACCGACGATGAGCTCGTCCGCCTCCTGCGAAGCAGAGCAGGCATggtaaattcacaaatttgaaaTGTCGCGCAGATTCAGGGCACAGAGAAGATAACCAATAAGAAATATATGAAGTAAATTTCTACCTGCTGCTGAGCCACATCGAGCAGCATCAGCACCAGCTTCTCCCCCCGCAGCTTCAGAACCTGGCGGAATCCACCAACGCATCTTCAGATCGCAGGTCACCCAAACGAGGCAAACGACAACGAATTTCGAGCGCGTACAGTGAGGGGGCGGGGTTGGGTGATGCCCCGGCCTACGGCGAGCCCCGTGCGGGCGGCGCCCAGGTCGACGCCGAGGCTGAACCCGCCGCCGTGCCAGAGCGGCCGCCGCGCGTTCGGCTGGAGCCGGGCAGGAAGCTCGCCACCAGCGTCGGCGCTGCAGGCGATGGAAGGAGGTGCGGCCCTGGTAGACTCGGCTCTCCAGCGGCGTCGCGGGTGCAGGGGGAGAATTCGGGTGAGCGGCACCGGCGCCACCGGCTTCGCGGTTGCCATGGCGGAGCCGCGGAGAGGAACGGTGCGGCAATGCGACCTGCGCTTTTGTACCTTTTCGGATAGGGAACTGAGATCGTCCCCCACCGCGCCGGATTGAATAAATgaggaattttatttttttgccctTGTTTAGTTTGACACTTGATCTTTTGCCCTTGTTTACATCTGATTCACTTTTTTGCCCCACATTACTTTTGCACTCGATCTTTTGCCATTTTTCTTCCGTTTTGGGGATAAGCCAAAAAATGATGACTCAAATACCCCTAGCCCCTGTTACTCATGTCCATGGCTCATCCCCGTGGTGTACGCCGCCGGCGAGCTGCTCcctccgcgccgccggtgagctctCTCTACTCTACCACCCTGCTGGTACCCTCCGCCCCAAGTTGCTCCTCCCTCCGCTCCGAGCTGATGCTCCCCTCCGCCCCGAGCTGATGCTCCCTCCGTGCAAGCATCGACATCCTATCTGCTCACAAGCGACCTGCTTGCCCCTTCCGTCGCCGCAGGGAGAGAGGACAGGCGGGTGCACTGACCAGAACGACGATGCTCTCGCCGCTGGGGGTTCCAAACGGCGTGGGTATTAGGGCCGTGGGAGGCGAGGGAGCCAGGGAGCAGTCCAGGCAGGCGAGGCGAACCTTGTTGTGGGAGGCCGACCCAAGATGGAGCGAGACTAGGCAcgcggcgaggaggaggtggcCTAGGATGCGGAGGAGGACCACGCCGTCAGAGTTGCATGTGTCCATCGAGATCGATTGCGGCCATCCGTAGGACATGTACATCGCGACGGCAGCAAGCACCCCATATATGGAAGAAGCGACTGGATGGGCAAGATAAGGTGCTGGTTGGGGGGTCTGAGGGAGGGGTGCTGGTTGGGGCGcccgccggcgagctcctccctaggatgactgatacgtctccgacgtatcgataatttcttatgttccatgctacattattgatgatatctacatgttttatacacattatatgtcgtatttatgcattttccgcactaacctattaacgagatgccgaagagccgcttgatgttttctgttcgtttttggtttcgtaaatcctagtaaagaaatattctcggaattggacgaaatcaacg from Lolium rigidum isolate FL_2022 chromosome 4, APGP_CSIRO_Lrig_0.1, whole genome shotgun sequence encodes the following:
- the LOC124649145 gene encoding putative glucuronosyltransferase PGSIP8, whose product is MRVVIVENLRNPYEGNLGGMNRRFKLTLNKLYAWSLVDYERVVMIDSDNIFLHNTDELFQCGQFCAVFINPCYFHTGLFVLQPSMDVFKSMLHDLEIGRDNSDGADQGFLVGCFPDLLDKPMFHPPENGTKLNGTYRLPLGYQMDASYYYLKLHWHVPCGPNSVITFPSAPWFKPWYWWSWPILPLGLSWHKQRWDDLGYAAEIPVVLIELLMYIAIIAITRLARPQMTKLCYNRRPEKQSALVQGLIKLAAIVAMVAAYTIPFFIIPCTVHPIIGWSLYLFGVLAFSSAVINAFLLPPLAVLTAWLGMVGMLFVMAYPWYHDGIARILVVVAYAFCSAPFLWASLVRVIDSLQTMLERDPYFPRLSEPAQETEFSKLF
- the LOC124648073 gene encoding uncharacterized protein LOC124648073 is translated as MDTCNSDGVVLLRILGHLLLAACLVSLHLGSASHNKVRLACLDCSLAPSPPTALIPTPFGTPSGESIVVLVSAPACPLSLRRRKGQAGRLSHCRTVPLRGSAMATAKPVAPVPLTRILPLHPRRRWRAESTRAAPPSIACSADAGGELPARLQPNARRPLWHGGGFSLGVDLGAARTGLAVGRGITQPRPLTVLKLRGEKLVLMLLDVAQQQEADELIVGLPVSADGSETPQSNKVRSVVGRLAVQAADRGLRVYLQDEHGTSIDALGYMISTGVKRSARDVKSDAYAAVMILERYFSSSGQGAQIVLPRQQELQDKLILKLSKYAEF